From the Streptomyces sp. Sge12 genome, the window CGTCCTGTAGCTCCTCGTAGGTGTCCCCCGCGATGCTCTCTCGTGCATACATGCGGAGGGCCTCTGCGTCGAAGAACGCCACTCGCTGTCGCCCAAGATGCTCTCCCGAATCGGGGTGCTCGAAGGCGTGCTGCACGGTGGCGATGTCCTCGCCGAACCTCTCCTGGTAAACGTCCAGGAGCTGCTGGAGGTAGCGCGCTTCGCTGACCTGGGGCTCCAGAGGGGGAAGTAGTTTCCGGGGCTTGCCGGTAGGCGGCAGATTGAAACGGGACGCGAACAGCGGCGACTTGCTGTAGACCTCCAAGACCTCGTCCAGGTTCACGGTCCAGAACATCGAGAAGTCCGTGCTCTCCGCCAACGCCCGCACAGCCGCCCGGGTCTCTGAGGACAACGCAGCGACCGGCTTAGTCCGCCCGTCCATGTACGTGAGAAACCGGTCCTTCAACGCGGCCGGGGTGAGCACCATGTCCTTGAGCCGGGGATGGATCCTAGGCGCCACGAAGATGTACCTGGAGGGAAGCGTCCGGCTCGTCTCCAGCGCCGCCGCGAACGGTTTGATCATCTCGGGCAGCGCGTCGTCGAGCGTGAGGTCGTCGGTGTAGTGCTTGCACTGGTAGCAATGCCAGATTCCGTTCAGCCGCTGCTCGCTCATGAAGGCGACGACGTCGGCACCACGGTCGTTGGTCCCACCCAGGACTTCCACGCCGAGGTAGCCGAACTCGCCCCTGCGCATACGGACCCACTCGCAGGTGAACTGCTCCCACTGTTCCGGCGTCCAGTAGAAGACCTGCTGTAGGGGTGTCCGGGTGTCGAATTGGTTGTGCGGCACGACCGATGGTGGCGGCACATACTGCGAGACGGACACACCGTCCGTGCTGCTCTGGCCACCGCCCTGCGGTGATCCGTCCACCCCAACCCCCCGGTGCGCCGTTTCCCCAAATACACGCCGCTGCCCACTTCTACCATCAGAGATCGTCGTGGGACAGGGCGCCTGCACAGGAGCTCAGCGAGGGCTCCGGATTCGGCCGTTGGCGGCGTACCGGGAAGGCAAGCCGGTTGATCCCGTAACTGGCGCGGCCGCGGCCGCGCCCAAGCACACCTCCTCGCGTCGTCAGAAGCGCCGCCAGAAGCCCACCAGGCGTGCCGAGGCCATATGGAGCCCACGTGCCGCCAGGGGGCGGGCACAGGCCGCTTCCCCTCCACTCTTCAGCGCATCGGGATGGCTAACCCGGATGAGCGACCCAAAGCACACCCAGCAAGCCGCTCACCCCAGTACCTCTGGCTCCCCGCAGCAGGCGTGCGCGGGGTTTCTGAACACTTCAACTTGACGGGGAAAACCAGTTCTACGACCGGGTCCGCACGGAGGCGAAACAGATCCCCGAGTCGGAAATCCGACTCCGCAAAAAGGTCAC encodes:
- a CDS encoding ABC-three component system protein; this translates as MSVSQYVPPPSVVPHNQFDTRTPLQQVFYWTPEQWEQFTCEWVRMRRGEFGYLGVEVLGGTNDRGADVVAFMSEQRLNGIWHCYQCKHYTDDLTLDDALPEMIKPFAAALETSRTLPSRYIFVAPRIHPRLKDMVLTPAALKDRFLTYMDGRTKPVAALSSETRAAVRALAESTDFSMFWTVNLDEVLEVYSKSPLFASRFNLPPTGKPRKLLPPLEPQVSEARYLQQLLDVYQERFGEDIATVQHAFEHPDSGEHLGRQRVAFFDAEALRMYARESIAGDTYEELQDDVLTNLIEVAAIDYPSGWDRLQQVLKASGQMTLTGSPLLHLFRNSQRQGMCHQLANVDKLHWCKGGC